One Methanolinea sp. DNA window includes the following coding sequences:
- the gatC gene encoding Asp-tRNA(Asn)/Glu-tRNA(Gln) amidotransferase subunit GatC — translation MVTERDVEYIGMLADIAIDRGELAEFTASFNRILEYFDILDKVTVEEDGGDSAIVNVFREDDVVPSLSPEEALSNAGETEDGFFRAPRVM, via the coding sequence ATGGTGACAGAAAGGGACGTGGAATACATCGGCATGCTTGCGGACATCGCGATTGACCGCGGGGAGCTGGCGGAATTCACCGCGAGTTTCAACAGGATCCTCGAGTACTTCGACATTCTCGACAAGGTCACCGTGGAGGAGGACGGGGGGGACAGCGCGATCGTCAATGTCTTCAGGGAAGATGACGTTGTCCCATCGCTCTCGCCGGAAGAGGCCCTCTCGAACGCGGGGGAGACGGAGGATGGATTCTTCCGGGCGCCGAGGGTGATGTGA
- the gatB gene encoding Asp-tRNA(Asn)/Glu-tRNA(Gln) amidotransferase subunit GatB, protein MNVIVGLEIHCQLDTATKLFCGCSTDYRDDAPNTHVCPVCLGLPGALPVLNRRAVEYALRVAKALHCSVPEESVFARKNYFYPDLNKGFQITQYDKPLAVSGYLDIEGDDGEKRVRIARVHIEEDPGRLVHKGGSDRPRYSLVDYNRAGIPLIEIVTEPDLRSPQEARRFLNKLRATLEYLGVFDSEKEGSLRVDANVSLEGSERVEIKNITSYKGVEKALTFEITRQKNAIRRGQKVVRETRHFVEARGVTTSARSKEMEQDYRYFPEPDLPPLRVSDWVDGIVLPELPDARRQRFMDQYGCSPIHARTLTGDIRIAEFYEKVAGIDPALAATWVADTLLGELNYRDMSISAVPPEIFAGLLSLLKDRAITDRSGVEVLRVILDELKETGTCETPEACVGRLGLRVISASGEEGGDDPVTRAAREAIEENPQAAEDYRNGRKEALNYLVGQVMKKTRGCAKPADVHRVLLRLLDKGK, encoded by the coding sequence GTGAACGTCATCGTGGGACTCGAGATCCACTGCCAGCTCGACACGGCAACGAAGCTCTTCTGCGGGTGCTCGACGGATTACAGGGACGACGCGCCCAACACCCACGTCTGCCCGGTATGCCTCGGCCTGCCGGGTGCACTGCCCGTCCTGAACAGGAGGGCCGTCGAGTACGCGCTGCGCGTCGCAAAGGCACTCCACTGCAGCGTGCCCGAGGAATCGGTATTCGCGAGGAAGAACTACTTCTACCCCGACCTGAACAAGGGGTTCCAGATCACGCAGTACGATAAGCCGCTCGCGGTCTCCGGCTACCTCGACATCGAGGGAGACGACGGGGAAAAGAGGGTCAGGATCGCCCGGGTCCACATCGAGGAAGATCCCGGGCGCCTCGTCCACAAGGGCGGGTCGGACAGGCCGAGGTACTCGCTCGTGGACTACAACAGGGCAGGGATTCCCCTCATCGAGATCGTGACCGAGCCGGATCTCCGGTCCCCGCAGGAAGCGCGGCGGTTCCTCAACAAGCTCCGGGCAACCCTCGAGTACCTCGGCGTCTTCGACAGCGAGAAGGAAGGGTCGCTGCGTGTCGACGCGAACGTCTCCCTCGAGGGGAGCGAGAGGGTGGAGATCAAGAACATCACGTCCTACAAGGGGGTCGAGAAAGCCCTCACCTTCGAGATCACGCGCCAGAAGAACGCTATCCGCCGGGGCCAGAAAGTCGTGCGCGAGACGCGGCACTTCGTGGAGGCGAGGGGCGTGACCACGTCCGCCCGGAGCAAGGAGATGGAACAGGACTACCGGTACTTCCCCGAGCCGGACCTCCCGCCGCTCCGGGTCTCGGACTGGGTCGACGGGATCGTCCTCCCCGAACTCCCGGACGCGAGGCGCCAGAGGTTCATGGACCAGTACGGGTGCTCGCCGATCCATGCCCGCACCCTCACAGGGGACATCCGCATCGCGGAATTCTACGAGAAGGTCGCGGGAATCGATCCTGCCCTCGCGGCAACGTGGGTCGCCGACACGCTCCTTGGGGAGCTCAACTACAGGGACATGTCCATCTCCGCGGTCCCCCCCGAGATCTTCGCGGGGCTCCTCTCCCTCCTCAAGGATCGCGCGATCACCGACAGGAGTGGCGTCGAGGTCCTCCGCGTCATCCTCGACGAGCTGAAAGAGACGGGGACCTGCGAGACACCGGAGGCGTGCGTCGGGCGGCTCGGGTTGCGGGTGATCTCCGCTTCGGGGGAGGAGGGCGGTGACGACCCGGTCACGAGGGCCGCCCGTGAAGCGATCGAGGAGAACCCTCAGGCCGCGGAGGATTACAGGAACGGCCGGAAAGAGGCGCTCAACTACCTCGTGGGACAGGTCATGAAGAAGACGAGGGGGTGCGCGAAACCTGCCGACGTGCACAGGGTGCTCCTCCGCCTCCTCGACAAGGGCAAGTGA
- a CDS encoding deaminase: protein MRTNRHQYFLDLALRCAHQGTCLRRNFGAIIVDEFHTIVSTGYTGAPRKQMDCTELGRCWRREHNIPSGSHYERCRSVHAEMNALLQAGKLARNCTLYLAGFEVETGELTKIWPCFLCSKMIVNSGIKTVIMRTAPESFQEMDPMVLYQMRSREALGDFGS, encoded by the coding sequence ATGCGGACCAACCGCCACCAATACTTCCTCGACCTCGCCCTGCGGTGCGCCCACCAGGGAACGTGCCTCCGGAGGAACTTCGGGGCGATCATCGTGGACGAGTTCCACACCATCGTCTCGACGGGGTACACCGGCGCGCCGCGCAAGCAGATGGACTGCACGGAGCTCGGCCGGTGCTGGAGGAGGGAGCACAACATCCCCTCCGGCTCGCACTACGAGCGGTGCCGGAGCGTCCACGCAGAGATGAACGCCCTCCTGCAGGCCGGGAAACTCGCGCGGAACTGCACGCTCTACCTCGCGGGATTCGAGGTCGAGACCGGGGAACTGACCAAGATATGGCCCTGTTTCCTCTGCTCGAAGATGATCGTGAACAGCGGGATAAAAACCGTCATCATGAGGACGGCCCCAGAGTCGTTCCAGGAGATGGACCCGATGGTCCTCTACCAGATGAGGAGCAGGGAGGCACTGGGGGATTTCGGCTCCTGA
- a CDS encoding asparagine synthase C-terminal domain-containing protein → MTGPVTFSLAGWVEVEGRILREEEIALRLARDPLAAAEFGGEFSIEWDGYTARDPFGIAIGRGPPGKILKDGRVIGEVNPRFPETTLADAIVASVALRRDESAVALSGGVDSSLVAAIARCPCITAGIRGSPDLEAGREVASLLDLEWIPAEIAPAEIGEALPEVASIVCGASPLDTSIALCWYFVARAARDAGFRRVLTGQGADELFGGYRRYLDNPDTEALLAADLSGLPRQVARDQAVAASHGVFLSYPYLDGRVVRVASAIPAHEKVAGGTRKRALRAVAEKFLPPAVARREKKAMQYGSGIWKELRRLARREGVGSVGEYLARIP, encoded by the coding sequence ATGACAGGGCCTGTGACGTTCTCCCTCGCCGGATGGGTGGAGGTCGAGGGGCGGATCCTCCGGGAAGAGGAGATCGCCCTGCGTCTCGCAAGGGATCCTCTCGCCGCCGCGGAATTCGGCGGGGAATTCTCCATCGAGTGGGACGGGTACACCGCGAGGGATCCCTTCGGCATCGCGATCGGGAGGGGACCACCGGGAAAGATACTCAAGGACGGGCGCGTGATAGGCGAGGTGAACCCTCGATTTCCCGAAACGACACTCGCGGACGCGATCGTCGCGTCGGTTGCACTCCGGAGGGACGAAAGCGCGGTTGCCCTCTCGGGCGGGGTCGACTCCTCGCTCGTCGCCGCGATCGCCCGCTGCCCCTGCATCACCGCGGGGATACGGGGGAGTCCCGACCTCGAGGCGGGACGGGAGGTCGCGTCCCTCCTCGACCTCGAGTGGATACCGGCCGAAATCGCCCCGGCTGAAATCGGGGAGGCACTTCCGGAGGTAGCGTCGATCGTCTGCGGGGCAAGCCCGCTCGACACCTCGATCGCGCTCTGCTGGTACTTCGTCGCGCGGGCGGCGCGCGACGCGGGGTTCCGCAGGGTCCTCACCGGCCAGGGCGCAGACGAGCTCTTCGGCGGGTACAGGCGGTACCTCGATAACCCGGACACGGAGGCACTCCTCGCGGCCGACCTCTCCGGTCTCCCCCGGCAGGTGGCGCGGGACCAGGCAGTCGCAGCGTCACACGGCGTCTTCCTCTCCTACCCCTACCTCGACGGGAGGGTCGTTCGCGTCGCAAGCGCGATCCCCGCGCACGAGAAGGTCGCGGGCGGGACCCGGAAGCGCGCCCTCCGCGCCGTCGCCGAGAAGTTCCTCCCCCCTGCCGTCGCGCGGCGCGAGAAGAAGGCGATGCAGTACGGGAGCGGGATATGGAAGGAACTCCGGCGCCTCGCGAGGAGGGAGGGGGTTGGCTCCGTGGGAGAGTACCTCGCGCGGATCCCCTGA
- the gatA gene encoding Asp-tRNA(Asn)/Glu-tRNA(Gln) amidotransferase subunit GatA has product MGAETLDFRPDDKYHAFLKIVPEAQYGPGRLSGVPVAVKDNISTAGIETTCASRILSGYVPPYDATVVSLLKAEGAAIVGKTNMDEFGMGSTTENSAFGPTLNPRDPGRVPGGSSGGSAAAVAAGLVPLALGTDTGGSIRCPAAFCGIVGLKPTYGRVSRYGLIAYGNSLEQVGPMAATVSGVNLLMSVICRHDPRDSTSLDAPYSHTPTMDIRGTRVGVPEEFFGEGVEPRVASVVWDAISLLERKGAEVVTCRMPSMEYALAAYYVTCMSEASSNLARFDGVRYGPPPDHRKPWHEAFQERRREGFGVEVRRRILIGTFALSSGYYGKYYAKAQAARRNVRRDFLRLFSEVDVIAGPTMPTVAFRFGEKSDPLSMYLSDILTVPANLAGIPAISVPCGKVEGLPVGLQIMGRWLEDERVVDVAYAYEQGAGQ; this is encoded by the coding sequence ATGGGTGCGGAAACCCTCGACTTCCGCCCGGACGACAAGTACCACGCGTTCCTGAAGATCGTCCCGGAAGCACAGTACGGGCCCGGGAGACTCTCCGGCGTGCCCGTCGCGGTGAAGGACAACATCTCGACGGCGGGAATCGAGACGACGTGCGCGTCGCGCATCCTCTCCGGCTACGTCCCCCCGTACGACGCGACGGTCGTATCCCTCCTCAAGGCGGAGGGGGCCGCGATCGTCGGGAAGACGAACATGGACGAGTTCGGGATGGGGAGCACCACCGAGAACTCGGCGTTCGGCCCGACGTTGAACCCCCGTGACCCCGGGCGCGTCCCGGGCGGGTCCTCGGGGGGGAGTGCTGCCGCGGTCGCGGCCGGCCTCGTCCCCCTCGCGCTCGGCACGGACACGGGCGGGTCGATCCGGTGCCCGGCGGCATTCTGCGGGATCGTGGGGCTCAAGCCCACGTACGGACGCGTCTCCCGGTACGGGTTGATCGCCTACGGGAACTCGCTGGAACAGGTCGGGCCCATGGCCGCGACGGTGAGCGGTGTGAACCTCCTGATGAGCGTGATCTGCAGGCACGATCCCCGCGACTCTACGTCGCTCGACGCCCCGTACTCGCACACGCCCACCATGGACATACGGGGGACACGGGTGGGAGTCCCCGAGGAATTCTTCGGGGAGGGGGTAGAACCGAGGGTCGCCTCCGTCGTGTGGGACGCGATATCCCTCCTCGAGCGGAAGGGGGCCGAGGTCGTCACGTGCCGGATGCCCTCGATGGAGTACGCGCTCGCGGCGTACTACGTCACGTGCATGAGCGAGGCGAGCTCCAACCTCGCGCGGTTCGACGGGGTCAGGTACGGTCCCCCGCCCGACCACCGGAAACCGTGGCACGAGGCGTTCCAGGAGAGGCGGAGGGAAGGGTTCGGCGTGGAGGTGAGGAGGAGGATCCTGATCGGGACGTTTGCCCTCTCGTCGGGGTACTACGGGAAGTACTACGCGAAGGCGCAGGCCGCGCGGAGGAACGTGCGGAGGGATTTCCTCCGGCTCTTCTCCGAGGTCGACGTTATCGCCGGGCCGACGATGCCGACCGTCGCGTTCCGCTTCGGGGAGAAGAGCGACCCCCTCTCCATGTACCTGTCGGACATCCTCACGGTCCCCGCGAACCTCGCGGGGATCCCCGCGATATCGGTCCCCTGCGGGAAGGTGGAGGGCCTCCCGGTGGGACTCCAAATCATGGGGCGCTGGCTAGAGGACGAGAGGGTCGTGGACGTTGCCTACGCGTACGAGCAGGGGGCAGGCCAGTGA
- a CDS encoding DNA topoisomerase I, translated as MHLIVAEKNISARRIASILAGKRKVHESKVGGISQYCFDGTCVIGLKGHVVEVDFAEGYSDWRSESRKPRSLIDAPTVKVPTEKKIVALLQQLARKATRVTIATDFDTEGELIGKEAYELVRAVNPTVPVDRVRFSAITPGEITQAFASPTGIDFALASAGETRQIVDLMWGASLTRFLSLAARRGGSNILSVGRVQSPTLAMIVDREREIEAFRPEKYWQLRLITEKNGEEIEARHATSRFHDRREALAAKERSIPPLVVTGVKEGEKVDRAPSPFDTTTFIVAAARLGFSAANAMRIAEDLYMNGYISYPRTDNTVYPPTLDLSSILKTLLPTAFRGDVEWVMTHRRPIPTRGQKTSTDHPPIHPTGAATREELGEERWKVYELVVRRFLATLSPDARWKTMKVMLSAGGEPYTVTGGQIVEPGWRKVYPFSAATETILPPLAEGEVLPIREVKVDEKETQPPPRFTQARLIQRMEELGLGTKSTRHEVIQKLISRKYVEGNPLRPTLVGRAVIESLENHAGTITRPEMTRTLEEHMQQIKERVRESEDVVQESRGMLHRVFDELEAHEEEIGEEIREQTAEELKLGPCPVCGHDIRIRHARNQTQFVGCTHYPECTFNIGLPGSAWGYAVRTDEVCPAHGLHHVRLVRKGARPWEIGCPLCHQLTSLRETLALVPSAGEDLAERMGNCRLYSVQSLLELPPGRLSEILGIPPERASQIQAEAARAMDLLRRRSDCRKFIRARIVPRRGRNVGGILRKLSEAGINGIDDLARADPEVLRGTGLGQKEVESLLSEARRELGERALKDIGIPPASLKKYLDAGYFSPESLLSEHPLAVAEKTGISPDTVYRHVEAIAQRLGKPVPARVTAARFRKGREDLLSLPGMTPEIYARLLSAGVYDRETLHGVDETLASARTGLPVGVIRAFREAAPLTKKKRSGGDIIQI; from the coding sequence ATGCACCTCATCGTGGCCGAGAAGAACATATCCGCGAGGCGGATCGCGTCCATCCTCGCGGGGAAGAGGAAGGTCCACGAGTCGAAAGTGGGAGGCATCTCGCAGTACTGCTTCGACGGCACGTGCGTCATAGGGCTGAAGGGTCACGTGGTCGAAGTCGATTTCGCGGAAGGGTACTCGGATTGGCGCAGCGAGTCCCGCAAACCCCGGAGCCTCATCGATGCCCCGACCGTCAAGGTCCCGACCGAGAAGAAGATCGTCGCGCTCCTCCAGCAGCTCGCGAGGAAGGCGACCCGGGTCACCATCGCGACGGACTTCGACACGGAGGGCGAGCTCATCGGGAAGGAGGCGTACGAGCTCGTGAGGGCCGTCAACCCGACGGTCCCCGTCGACAGGGTGAGGTTCTCCGCGATCACCCCGGGCGAGATCACGCAGGCCTTCGCCTCGCCGACCGGGATCGACTTTGCCCTCGCGTCCGCCGGGGAGACGCGGCAGATCGTCGACCTCATGTGGGGGGCTTCCCTGACGCGGTTCCTCTCCCTCGCCGCGAGGAGGGGGGGATCCAACATCCTCTCGGTCGGGAGGGTCCAGAGCCCCACCCTCGCGATGATCGTCGACAGGGAGAGGGAGATAGAGGCGTTCCGTCCCGAGAAGTACTGGCAGTTACGCCTGATCACCGAGAAGAACGGCGAGGAGATAGAGGCCCGCCACGCCACGTCGAGGTTCCACGACAGGAGAGAAGCCCTCGCGGCGAAGGAGAGGAGTATTCCGCCCCTCGTCGTCACGGGCGTGAAGGAGGGCGAGAAGGTGGACCGCGCCCCCTCGCCGTTCGACACGACGACCTTCATCGTCGCGGCAGCCCGCCTCGGCTTCTCCGCGGCGAACGCGATGCGTATCGCAGAGGACCTCTACATGAACGGGTACATCTCCTACCCTCGCACCGACAACACCGTCTACCCCCCGACCCTCGACCTCTCGTCCATCCTCAAAACACTCCTCCCGACGGCATTCCGCGGGGACGTGGAATGGGTGATGACACACAGGCGGCCGATCCCGACGCGGGGGCAGAAGACGAGCACCGACCACCCCCCCATCCACCCGACAGGGGCAGCCACGCGCGAGGAGCTCGGCGAGGAGCGGTGGAAGGTCTACGAGCTCGTCGTGCGGAGGTTCCTTGCGACCCTCTCCCCCGATGCCCGGTGGAAGACGATGAAAGTGATGCTCTCCGCGGGCGGGGAACCCTACACCGTGACCGGCGGCCAGATCGTCGAGCCCGGGTGGAGGAAGGTATACCCGTTCAGCGCGGCGACGGAGACCATCCTGCCCCCGCTCGCCGAGGGAGAGGTTCTCCCCATCAGGGAGGTGAAGGTCGACGAGAAGGAGACGCAGCCACCCCCGCGGTTCACGCAGGCACGGCTCATCCAGAGGATGGAGGAGCTCGGCCTCGGGACGAAGAGCACGCGGCACGAGGTCATCCAGAAGCTCATCTCGCGGAAGTACGTCGAGGGGAATCCCCTCAGGCCCACCCTCGTCGGGAGGGCAGTGATCGAGAGCCTCGAGAACCATGCCGGCACGATCACCCGCCCCGAGATGACGCGGACCCTCGAGGAGCACATGCAACAGATAAAGGAGAGGGTGAGGGAGAGCGAGGACGTCGTGCAGGAATCGAGGGGGATGCTCCACCGGGTCTTCGACGAGCTCGAGGCGCACGAGGAAGAGATAGGGGAAGAAATTAGGGAACAGACCGCGGAGGAACTGAAACTCGGGCCATGCCCCGTCTGCGGGCACGACATCAGGATCCGCCACGCGAGGAACCAGACCCAGTTCGTGGGCTGCACGCACTACCCCGAGTGCACGTTCAACATCGGGCTTCCCGGGTCGGCGTGGGGATACGCCGTCAGGACGGACGAGGTGTGCCCCGCGCACGGCCTCCACCACGTGAGACTCGTCAGGAAGGGCGCCCGCCCGTGGGAGATCGGGTGCCCGCTCTGCCACCAACTTACATCCCTGCGGGAAACGCTCGCCCTCGTGCCCTCCGCGGGAGAGGACCTCGCGGAGAGGATGGGAAACTGCCGCCTCTATTCCGTCCAGAGCCTGCTCGAACTGCCCCCCGGGAGACTCTCGGAAATCCTCGGCATTCCCCCCGAGCGGGCAAGCCAGATCCAAGCCGAGGCGGCGAGGGCAATGGACCTCCTCCGGCGGAGATCGGACTGCAGGAAGTTCATCAGGGCGCGGATCGTCCCCCGGAGGGGGCGCAACGTGGGAGGGATCTTAAGGAAGCTCTCGGAGGCCGGTATCAACGGGATCGACGACCTCGCGAGGGCCGACCCGGAAGTCCTCCGCGGGACCGGGCTTGGGCAGAAAGAGGTGGAATCCCTCCTGTCGGAGGCGCGCCGCGAACTCGGCGAGCGGGCGCTGAAGGACATCGGCATCCCGCCCGCGAGCCTCAAGAAGTACCTCGACGCAGGGTATTTCTCGCCCGAATCCCTCCTGTCAGAACACCCGCTCGCCGTCGCCGAGAAGACCGGGATATCCCCCGATACCGTCTACAGGCACGTGGAGGCTATCGCACAGAGGCTCGGCAAGCCGGTGCCGGCAAGGGTGACCGCGGCGAGATTCAGGAAGGGCAGGGAGGATCTCCTCTCCCTCCCCGGGATGACGCCAGAGATCTACGCGCGGCTGCTCTCCGCGGGGGTCTACGACAGGGAGACGCTCCACGGCGTTGACGAAACGCTCGCCTCGGCGAGGACGGGTCTCCCGGTCGGGGTCATCCGCGCGTTCAGGGAGGCTGCGCCCCTCACAAAGAAGAAAAGGTCTGGCGGAGACATTATACAGATATAG
- a CDS encoding LamG domain-containing protein → MGKISRSESGISATVSIFLLVILVIGIAIVLWSVFMGYPSILHHTVYIASEAKAEEFMQPGGIPMEIVTLRIKEAEPFHFSGQEPPVAGKEVVIKVVTPDGRTLYPVPFIKGGSLEGKTLYIYPNSTGFSSYCDYVVSDMPPTGRLKPFTTGTWLIQLIDPEANLLVSSDDRARITKGASSYAVAGGTPGSGVYRTDCTPLSFSVHGNPVRGNTGPPMNMSYLSFDGNDWLEFADDPTLTFTGALTISMWLKPQDVGTPSQYTNSQYWKQVIGKGLQISSNKEDKNYDLYLIGDRIYFEWDDRVTGTHYHIMTDSTAVYGNTWQYVNLVVEGGKPKIYVNGVSRPFSYYQSNVPGNNKITNPALYPEVRLKDNNHPMTMGKQASSVYPFYYKGEIGSFALYNRGLTEQEILENYQSYGV, encoded by the coding sequence ATGGGAAAAATCTCTCGCAGCGAATCGGGAATCAGCGCCACTGTCAGCATCTTCTTGCTGGTCATCCTCGTCATCGGGATCGCGATTGTCCTCTGGTCTGTCTTCATGGGGTATCCCTCGATCCTCCACCACACCGTGTACATCGCGAGCGAGGCAAAGGCAGAGGAGTTCATGCAGCCCGGGGGAATACCGATGGAGATCGTGACCCTCCGCATCAAGGAAGCAGAGCCATTCCACTTCTCGGGCCAGGAGCCGCCTGTCGCGGGGAAGGAGGTCGTGATAAAGGTCGTCACGCCGGACGGGAGGACCCTCTACCCCGTGCCGTTCATCAAGGGTGGCAGCCTCGAGGGGAAGACCCTCTACATCTACCCCAACTCGACGGGTTTTTCCTCGTACTGCGACTACGTAGTCTCCGACATGCCCCCGACGGGGCGTCTCAAGCCCTTCACGACCGGGACGTGGCTCATCCAGCTGATCGACCCGGAAGCAAACCTCCTCGTCTCGAGCGATGACCGCGCGCGGATCACGAAGGGTGCATCGTCCTACGCGGTGGCGGGAGGCACTCCGGGGAGCGGCGTCTACAGGACAGACTGCACTCCCCTCTCCTTCTCCGTGCACGGGAACCCCGTTAGGGGGAACACCGGGCCGCCGATGAACATGAGTTACCTCTCCTTCGACGGCAACGACTGGTTGGAGTTCGCCGACGACCCCACGCTCACGTTCACGGGTGCGCTCACGATCTCGATGTGGCTCAAGCCGCAGGACGTGGGGACACCCTCCCAGTACACGAATTCCCAGTACTGGAAGCAGGTGATCGGCAAGGGGCTCCAGATCAGCTCGAACAAGGAAGACAAGAATTACGACCTCTACCTCATCGGCGACCGGATCTACTTCGAGTGGGACGACAGGGTGACGGGGACGCACTACCACATCATGACCGACTCGACCGCGGTCTATGGGAACACGTGGCAGTACGTGAACCTCGTCGTGGAGGGTGGAAAACCGAAGATCTACGTGAACGGGGTATCGAGGCCGTTCAGCTACTACCAGTCGAACGTTCCCGGGAATAACAAGATCACGAATCCCGCCCTGTACCCCGAGGTGAGGCTGAAAGACAACAACCATCCCATGACGATGGGCAAGCAGGCATCGAGCGTGTATCCCTTCTACTACAAGGGGGAGATCGGCTCTTTCGCCCTCTACAACCGCGGGCTCACCGAGCAGGAGATCCTCGAGAATTACCAGTCGTACGGCGTCTGA